From the Streptomonospora nanhaiensis genome, the window GTGGACGTGGTTCATGAGATCGGCGCCGAAGAGACGATCACCTACGGCCGGAACGATCGCTTTTACGGAGGGCCCGTGGGCGGCGGCCGGTTCTGGCTCGAAGAGGACGGCCGTCCCGCCGCCAAACTCGGCGGGCCCGAGGAGTGGCGCAGCCACGGCATGATCGACGTGCACACCGGGGACACGTTCACGGTGGGCGGCCAGACCTGGAAGATCACCGAGATCGTGGACGCGGACTCGGTGGACGCCTACCTCAAGGCGGTCCGGGTGAGCTGAGCGGGCGGGTACGCGAAAGGCCCGCCCGCCGGGCCGCGCCCTCCGCACTCCGATCACCGCACCCCCTGAACACCCGCACCCCGATGTCCGGTCACCGTCCCCCGCCTCCGGGGCGCGCCCAGCGGCGCCGCCCCGGAGGCGGGGGCCGCGGTGCCCGTGCCCCGGCGCGCCGCCGCCCCGCGGAAAACGGCTTGCCCCCCGCGGGCAGGCCCGGGTGCAATGGCCCGATGAGCGCCGAGACCGCCGGCCACGTCGGCCCCGACCGCGACGACGCCTCCCATGTCGCCCGCAACCGCGACCACTGGAACACCGCTCTGGCGCCGGTGTTCGGCCGGCTCGCCCCCGGCCAGTGGTCCCGGCCCGAACCCGCCTGGGGCCACTGGTCCGTCCCGGAGTCCGAACTCCGCCTGCTGCCCGGCGACCTCGGCGGCCGCAGCGCCGTCGAACTGGGCTGCGGTACCGCCTACGTGTCCTCGTGGCTGGCGCGCGCGGGCGCCCGGCCGGTGGGGGTGGACGTCTCGGCCGCCCAGTTCGCCACCGCCCGCGCGATGCAGGCACGCTTCGGTGTGGGGTTCCCCCTCGTGCTGGCCGACGCCGAACGGCTGCCCTTCCCCGACGCGGTGTTCGACTTCGCCGTCAGCGAGCTGGGCGCGGCGCTGTGGTGCGACCCCTACCGGTGGATCGCCGAGGCCGCGCGCGTGCTGGCGCCCGGCGGCCGACTGTCCTTCCTCACCATGTCGCCGCTGTTTTCCATGTGCGTCCCCGACGACGGCCCGGCCGGGCCCGCGCTGACGCGTCCCCAGTTCGGCCCGCACCGGCGCGACTGGGGCGACTCCGTGGAGTTCGCGCTGCCCCACGGCGCGATGCTGCGGCTGCTGCGCTCCTGCGGCCTGGAGGTGGAGGACATGGTCGAGGTCCGGGCGCCGGAGCGGCCCGCGCGCGATTACGACTACCTGCCCGCCGCCTGGGCCCGCCGCTGGCCCGGCGAGGAGGTCTGGAAGGTGCGCAAGCGCGGACGCGGCGCGTGAGCCGGCCCGCCGCCCGGGGGCGGCCCCCGGCGTAGGCGGGGACTAGTACGGTCGGGGCATGAGACTCCGCCATATCGCGCTGTTCAAGTGGGCAGAGGGCGTCACGCCCGACCAGGTCGCCGAGGTCGAGCGGGTGCTCGCGCCGCTGCCCGCCGCCATCCCCCAGTTGCGCGCCTACGCCTTCGGGCCCGACGCCCGGATCAGCGAGGGCGCCTACGACTTCGCCGTGGTGGCCGACGTCGACGACGAGGACGGCTTCGCCGCCTACCGGGACCACCCCGAGCACCAGGCCGCGCTCGCGGTGATCCGGCCGCTGCTGGCCGACCGCGCGGCCGTGCAGATCCGCGTGGACGCCGGCGCCTGAGCCCGCCCGGCCGGCCCGGCCGACCCGGCCGGCCGGACCATCGGTGGGTCCTGTTCCCGCCGCGCGGCGGGGAGCGGGCGCGGCGGCGGCCCGGCGGGCCGGTCCCGGTGCCGGTGGGCGCGTTCCCCGCAGTGTGGTCGGCGTCGTGGGGGTTGCGCTAGAACCCGTTCTACAACTACGTTCGAGGCGCGGCCCCGTGCGGCCGGACGCCGCCGCGCAGTGCCGCGCCACCTGCCGGAGGCGGATCGCGCCCCGCCACCGGCGGGTGGCGCCCCGGCGCCCCGCGCGGCAGCCGGCTAGGCCACCGGGATCCCCATCGCCGCGAGTTCGGCTCCGCCGCGCGTGGTGACGAACCAGTCGCGGAACCGGTCGTGCGGCGCCGGCGCGCCGGCCGGGGCCAGGGCGCGCTCGCCGACCAGGTGGAACCGGTAGCCGTGCGGCGCGAGCAGGCCGCTCAGCCGGTCGGCGTCGGCCCCCGGCAGCACCTCGCACAGGATGTCGGGCCGGTGTGCGGCCAGGAACTCCTGCCCGTGCTCGAACACCGCCGCCTCGGTGCCCTCCACGTCGACCTTGAGCACGGCGGGCGCGCCCGGCGGCACGGCGGCGGTGAGGGAGTCCAGCGCCACCACCTCCACGGGCACACCGTCGGCGAACACCATCTCGGCGGAGTAGTAGCAGGGCAGCGCGGAGTCGCCCGACCGCGCGGGCATGGTGACGGTGGTCGCGGGGTCGCCCACCCCGACGTGGTGCAGCGTGGTGCGGTGCAGCACCCGGTTGCGCACGCAGTTGTCGAACAGGGTGTGCACCACCTCGGGCACGATCTCGAAGGCGTGCGCGCGCAGCCGCGGGTTGACCGCGGTGCCCGCCAGGGTGAACAGGCCGGTGTAGGCGCCGATGTCCAGCAGCACCGCGCTGCGCCGGGCGGCGGCGGCGAACACCCGCAGCGCCAGGTCGTCGGCGGCGCCCGGGCGCCGGCCCGCGCCCCAGTACAGTTCGGCCGCCACCACGCACGCCGAGGGGCGCAGCATGGTGAACGCGGCGGGTTCGGCGCCGGGCACCAGGCCGGTGACCTCGGCGACCCGGGCGGGCACCGGCAGCCGGCCGGTGCGGCGCAGGCCCGGCGCCGCCACCGCCACCGCGGCCCGCATGGCGAGGTTGGCCGGGCCCCAGCCCAGCAGCCGCTTGACGGGCCTCTTGGCGCCGTACCAGCCGCGCCGGCGCGCCCGGGGCGTGGCACGGAAGTCCACCGCCGCGCCGGCGCCCGCGCGCGCCCCGGTGCGGGGCGGGCCGGCGGGGGAGCGGTGCCGCCCGCCCGTGGTCGACTCCACCGCCATGGCCGCCCTCCGTGTCCACGCGCTCACCCAACGCGGCCAGCCTAGCCGGGCGGCGCGGCGCGGGCCGGGCCTCCACGCCGAAAGCCCGCGGACCGGATGGGGTCCGCGGGCCTTCGGCGGGCCGCGCCGCTGCGGGGAGCGGGGGGTACGGGATCGCGCGGCGGGCCGGGATCGGCGGGGGCTGGTCAGCCGCAGCTGCCCCCGCAGCTGCAGGAGCCGCCGCTCTGGCAGCCGCAGCCGCAGCCGGAACCGCAGTTGCAGCCGGGGACAAGCAGGACGGGTGCGGATTCGGGCATGGGGCCTCCTCGGACCGGGCGCGCCCGCAGGTCGGGGAGCACGCGGGCGCGCGGGTGTGCCATGTGCTCGCTCCAAGGCTCACCTGCCCGCTGGCCGTGATCGCCAACCGAACGGTGAGGAAGGTGTCACCCCCCCGGCGCCACCCCCCGCACCCTCAGCCGAAGAAGCCGCCCGCCGGCGCGGGGCGGCGCAGCGTCCGGTACAGGGCCACCTGGCCGACCGCCATGACGGGCACCGCCGGGCCCACGGCCAGCCAGAACAGCGC encodes:
- a CDS encoding DUF6406 domain-containing protein — translated: MVHEIGAEETITYGRNDRFYGGPVGGGRFWLEEDGRPAAKLGGPEEWRSHGMIDVHTGDTFTVGGQTWKITEIVDADSVDAYLKAVRVS
- a CDS encoding class I SAM-dependent methyltransferase is translated as MSAETAGHVGPDRDDASHVARNRDHWNTALAPVFGRLAPGQWSRPEPAWGHWSVPESELRLLPGDLGGRSAVELGCGTAYVSSWLARAGARPVGVDVSAAQFATARAMQARFGVGFPLVLADAERLPFPDAVFDFAVSELGAALWCDPYRWIAEAARVLAPGGRLSFLTMSPLFSMCVPDDGPAGPALTRPQFGPHRRDWGDSVEFALPHGAMLRLLRSCGLEVEDMVEVRAPERPARDYDYLPAAWARRWPGEEVWKVRKRGRGA
- a CDS encoding Dabb family protein; amino-acid sequence: MRLRHIALFKWAEGVTPDQVAEVERVLAPLPAAIPQLRAYAFGPDARISEGAYDFAVVADVDDEDGFAAYRDHPEHQAALAVIRPLLADRAAVQIRVDAGA
- a CDS encoding FkbM family methyltransferase; its protein translation is MAVESTTGGRHRSPAGPPRTGARAGAGAAVDFRATPRARRRGWYGAKRPVKRLLGWGPANLAMRAAVAVAAPGLRRTGRLPVPARVAEVTGLVPGAEPAAFTMLRPSACVVAAELYWGAGRRPGAADDLALRVFAAAARRSAVLLDIGAYTGLFTLAGTAVNPRLRAHAFEIVPEVVHTLFDNCVRNRVLHRTTLHHVGVGDPATTVTMPARSGDSALPCYYSAEMVFADGVPVEVVALDSLTAAVPPGAPAVLKVDVEGTEAAVFEHGQEFLAAHRPDILCEVLPGADADRLSGLLAPHGYRFHLVGERALAPAGAPAPHDRFRDWFVTTRGGAELAAMGIPVA